In Amphiura filiformis chromosome 2, Afil_fr2py, whole genome shotgun sequence, one DNA window encodes the following:
- the LOC140139552 gene encoding ATP-dependent DNA helicase pif1-like gives MTESADDVTVLLMSHLGTAAYNISGQTICTALKTGIRMAKDYKPLGEQSLSTLRTKYQHVQLVIIDEISMVSATQLSYIHGRLQQIKGTSYTSYFGNVSILAVGDFFQLPPISPPTPLCFHTKNP, from the coding sequence ATGACCGAGTCCGCTGATGATGTAACTGTGCTATTAATGTCACATCTTGGAACAGCTGCATATAACATTTCTGGTCAAACCATCTGTACAGCCTTAAAAACAGGTATTAGAATGGCCAAAGATTACAAACCTCTTGGAGAACAAAGTCTCAGCACGCTCCGCACAAAGTATCAACACGTACAGCTTGTAATTATAGATGAAATATCTATGGTTAGTGCTACTCAGCTATCGTACATTCACGGACGATTACAACAAATCAAAGGAACATCATACACTTCCTACTTTGGCAATGTCTCTATCCTGGCAGTAGGAGATTTCTTTCAATTACCACCGATAAGTCCACCCACACCTTTGTGTTTCCACACGAAGAACCCTTGA
- the LOC140146050 gene encoding uncharacterized protein isoform X2, whose product MGGRSDPSQPSEVIALEDVSSGSTEKPEATALKQDIGEWEKQMVIGEGKLRGPIGIAIHESNGDIAIADYDAKCVFVYNTQGKYRFNLDTTQQLNKPWGVVYTSGKYYVTDGSAYVRYYNADDGKYCGRWLSVEPGYNVGNDKAELYGICVDTDCNLLVGDRVGKYISKHTGDGKHINSFNVDIKPGYMAVTSHNNVIISDSSVVQIINQDGLVHRVQCPGMSQPWGVCFHSGVLFICDLDSANILCFTQDATHLTTIPIDAKQQRDLYGGCWAMAKSNSKLIVSRGEGSGGTARVEVYTRKK is encoded by the exons ATGGGAGGACGTAGTGACCCAAGTCAACCATCAGAAGTCATTGCTCTAGAAG ATGTATCATCCGGCTCAACTGAAAAGCCAGAGGCAACCGCCCTAAAACAAG ATATAGGTGAATGGGAGAAACAAATGGTGATTGGTGAAGGCAAATTGAGGGGGCCAATAGGCATAGCTATCCATGAGAGCAATGGAGATATAGCAATTGCAGACTACGATGCAAAATGTGTGTTTGTTTACAATACACAAGGGAAGTACAGGTTTAATCTTGATACAACACAACAACTAAATAAACCCTGGGGTGTTGTTTACACCTCAGGTAAATATTATGTTACAGATGGGTCAGCATATGTCAGGTATTATAATGCTGATGATGGTAAGTATTGTGGTAGATGGCTCTCTGTTGAACCAGGTTACAATGTAGGTAATGATAAAGCAGAGCTATATGGAATATGTGTGGACACAGATTGTAATCTGTTGGTAGGTGATAGGGTTGGTAAATACATAAGTAAACACACAGGTGATGGGAAACACATCAATAGTTTTAATGTTGACATAAAGCCTGGGTACATGGCTGTCACATCACATAATAATGTCATCATCTCTGATAGCAGTGTAGTACAAATCATCAATCAAGATGGCTTAGTACATAGGGTTCAATGTCCTGGCATGAGTCAGCCATGGGGTGTTTGTTTTCATAGTGGTGTGTTGTTTATATGTGATTTGGATAGTGCCAATATCTTGTGTTTTACTCAAGATGCTACACATCTTACTACCATCCCAATAGATGCTAAACAACAACGTGATTTGTATGGTGGATGCTGGGCTATGGCAAAGAGTAACAGCAAACTGATTGTAAGTAGAGGGGAGGGTAGTGGGGGTACTGCCAGAGTTGAAGTGTATACACGTAAAAAATAA
- the LOC140146050 gene encoding uncharacterized protein isoform X1, whose translation MGGRSDPSQPSEVIALEGVSSPTDKPEQTAAKQDVSSGSTEKPEATALKQDIGEWEKQMVIGEGKLRGPIGIAIHESNGDIAIADYDAKCVFVYNTQGKYRFNLDTTQQLNKPWGVVYTSGKYYVTDGSAYVRYYNADDGKYCGRWLSVEPGYNVGNDKAELYGICVDTDCNLLVGDRVGKYISKHTGDGKHINSFNVDIKPGYMAVTSHNNVIISDSSVVQIINQDGLVHRVQCPGMSQPWGVCFHSGVLFICDLDSANILCFTQDATHLTTIPIDAKQQRDLYGGCWAMAKSNSKLIVSRGEGSGGTARVEVYTRKK comes from the exons ATGGGAGGACGTAGTGACCCAAGTCAACCATCAGAAGTCATTGCTCTAGAAG GTGTATCATCTCCAACTGATAAGCCAGAACAAACAGCCGCGAAGCAAG ATGTATCATCCGGCTCAACTGAAAAGCCAGAGGCAACCGCCCTAAAACAAG ATATAGGTGAATGGGAGAAACAAATGGTGATTGGTGAAGGCAAATTGAGGGGGCCAATAGGCATAGCTATCCATGAGAGCAATGGAGATATAGCAATTGCAGACTACGATGCAAAATGTGTGTTTGTTTACAATACACAAGGGAAGTACAGGTTTAATCTTGATACAACACAACAACTAAATAAACCCTGGGGTGTTGTTTACACCTCAGGTAAATATTATGTTACAGATGGGTCAGCATATGTCAGGTATTATAATGCTGATGATGGTAAGTATTGTGGTAGATGGCTCTCTGTTGAACCAGGTTACAATGTAGGTAATGATAAAGCAGAGCTATATGGAATATGTGTGGACACAGATTGTAATCTGTTGGTAGGTGATAGGGTTGGTAAATACATAAGTAAACACACAGGTGATGGGAAACACATCAATAGTTTTAATGTTGACATAAAGCCTGGGTACATGGCTGTCACATCACATAATAATGTCATCATCTCTGATAGCAGTGTAGTACAAATCATCAATCAAGATGGCTTAGTACATAGGGTTCAATGTCCTGGCATGAGTCAGCCATGGGGTGTTTGTTTTCATAGTGGTGTGTTGTTTATATGTGATTTGGATAGTGCCAATATCTTGTGTTTTACTCAAGATGCTACACATCTTACTACCATCCCAATAGATGCTAAACAACAACGTGATTTGTATGGTGGATGCTGGGCTATGGCAAAGAGTAACAGCAAACTGATTGTAAGTAGAGGGGAGGGTAGTGGGGGTACTGCCAGAGTTGAAGTGTATACACGTAAAAAATAA
- the LOC140146050 gene encoding uncharacterized protein isoform X3 produces MGGRSDPSQPSEVIALEGVSSPTDKPEQTAAKQDIGEWEKQMVIGEGKLRGPIGIAIHESNGDIAIADYDAKCVFVYNTQGKYRFNLDTTQQLNKPWGVVYTSGKYYVTDGSAYVRYYNADDGKYCGRWLSVEPGYNVGNDKAELYGICVDTDCNLLVGDRVGKYISKHTGDGKHINSFNVDIKPGYMAVTSHNNVIISDSSVVQIINQDGLVHRVQCPGMSQPWGVCFHSGVLFICDLDSANILCFTQDATHLTTIPIDAKQQRDLYGGCWAMAKSNSKLIVSRGEGSGGTARVEVYTRKK; encoded by the exons ATGGGAGGACGTAGTGACCCAAGTCAACCATCAGAAGTCATTGCTCTAGAAG GTGTATCATCTCCAACTGATAAGCCAGAACAAACAGCCGCGAAGCAAG ATATAGGTGAATGGGAGAAACAAATGGTGATTGGTGAAGGCAAATTGAGGGGGCCAATAGGCATAGCTATCCATGAGAGCAATGGAGATATAGCAATTGCAGACTACGATGCAAAATGTGTGTTTGTTTACAATACACAAGGGAAGTACAGGTTTAATCTTGATACAACACAACAACTAAATAAACCCTGGGGTGTTGTTTACACCTCAGGTAAATATTATGTTACAGATGGGTCAGCATATGTCAGGTATTATAATGCTGATGATGGTAAGTATTGTGGTAGATGGCTCTCTGTTGAACCAGGTTACAATGTAGGTAATGATAAAGCAGAGCTATATGGAATATGTGTGGACACAGATTGTAATCTGTTGGTAGGTGATAGGGTTGGTAAATACATAAGTAAACACACAGGTGATGGGAAACACATCAATAGTTTTAATGTTGACATAAAGCCTGGGTACATGGCTGTCACATCACATAATAATGTCATCATCTCTGATAGCAGTGTAGTACAAATCATCAATCAAGATGGCTTAGTACATAGGGTTCAATGTCCTGGCATGAGTCAGCCATGGGGTGTTTGTTTTCATAGTGGTGTGTTGTTTATATGTGATTTGGATAGTGCCAATATCTTGTGTTTTACTCAAGATGCTACACATCTTACTACCATCCCAATAGATGCTAAACAACAACGTGATTTGTATGGTGGATGCTGGGCTATGGCAAAGAGTAACAGCAAACTGATTGTAAGTAGAGGGGAGGGTAGTGGGGGTACTGCCAGAGTTGAAGTGTATACACGTAAAAAATAA
- the LOC140146050 gene encoding uncharacterized protein isoform X4: MGGRSDPSQPSEVIALEDIGEWEKQMVIGEGKLRGPIGIAIHESNGDIAIADYDAKCVFVYNTQGKYRFNLDTTQQLNKPWGVVYTSGKYYVTDGSAYVRYYNADDGKYCGRWLSVEPGYNVGNDKAELYGICVDTDCNLLVGDRVGKYISKHTGDGKHINSFNVDIKPGYMAVTSHNNVIISDSSVVQIINQDGLVHRVQCPGMSQPWGVCFHSGVLFICDLDSANILCFTQDATHLTTIPIDAKQQRDLYGGCWAMAKSNSKLIVSRGEGSGGTARVEVYTRKK, translated from the exons ATGGGAGGACGTAGTGACCCAAGTCAACCATCAGAAGTCATTGCTCTAGAAG ATATAGGTGAATGGGAGAAACAAATGGTGATTGGTGAAGGCAAATTGAGGGGGCCAATAGGCATAGCTATCCATGAGAGCAATGGAGATATAGCAATTGCAGACTACGATGCAAAATGTGTGTTTGTTTACAATACACAAGGGAAGTACAGGTTTAATCTTGATACAACACAACAACTAAATAAACCCTGGGGTGTTGTTTACACCTCAGGTAAATATTATGTTACAGATGGGTCAGCATATGTCAGGTATTATAATGCTGATGATGGTAAGTATTGTGGTAGATGGCTCTCTGTTGAACCAGGTTACAATGTAGGTAATGATAAAGCAGAGCTATATGGAATATGTGTGGACACAGATTGTAATCTGTTGGTAGGTGATAGGGTTGGTAAATACATAAGTAAACACACAGGTGATGGGAAACACATCAATAGTTTTAATGTTGACATAAAGCCTGGGTACATGGCTGTCACATCACATAATAATGTCATCATCTCTGATAGCAGTGTAGTACAAATCATCAATCAAGATGGCTTAGTACATAGGGTTCAATGTCCTGGCATGAGTCAGCCATGGGGTGTTTGTTTTCATAGTGGTGTGTTGTTTATATGTGATTTGGATAGTGCCAATATCTTGTGTTTTACTCAAGATGCTACACATCTTACTACCATCCCAATAGATGCTAAACAACAACGTGATTTGTATGGTGGATGCTGGGCTATGGCAAAGAGTAACAGCAAACTGATTGTAAGTAGAGGGGAGGGTAGTGGGGGTACTGCCAGAGTTGAAGTGTATACACGTAAAAAATAA